GGAGGATTTCACGGGTTAAATCAATGGTTAGTTCACCTAATTACCTATCATTCCCTGGATAAAGTTTCCGAAAGATACAAGATAACTCTAAGCATAGCGGCAGCGATTACCAGTATTTTTGGGGCAGCCTATATCTCGGAGTTAGGAACCAGTATTGGTGATAATACCACCAGTGTTTTCGTTCTGGGAGGATTATTTTTTATAGTTAGTAGTTTAGGGAAAAATCTGCCAATTCCCTCTAAAAATATTCTTTTAGCTGGATTCTTATTAGGATTAGCAACGGGGTTTAAATTAACCAATGCTTTATATGGTATTAGCTTTTTGGTAGCCATTAATTTTTTACCTAATTCTTGGTCAGACAAATTACGCAATTTAATCCTATCAATTCTCTCAATGGCCGTGGGTTTTAGTCTCACTGCTGGTTATTGGATAATCCTAATGTGGACAAAGTTTGCTAATCCTCTTTTTCCCTTCTATAATAAAATCTTTCAATCTCCTTATATCGAAACCGACTACAATTTTAAAGGGATACAATATTTGCCTAAAGATATCTGGCAATGGTTGTTTTATCCTGTTTATTTTATCCAGAGACAAACTCTTGTATCTGAGGTTCCTTTCCAAGATAGCCGATTAGCCATCACCTATTTATTGATAATTTTACTAATAGTAGTGATTATTTTTCGTGCTATTTCTAAGCGCAATCTATCTTCTGAACCTGACTTAACCCACGGTGCAGTTTTAGGGTTTTTACTGCCTTTTTCTCTGACCGCTTACTCTATTTGGTTAGTGGGATTTTCTATCTATCGTTATCTAATGCCATTAGAATTAATCACTCCCACTTTAATTATTTTGATTATTGCCTATCTTTATCCTCGCAAGAAACCATTATTAATCATAAACTTGGTAATATTTTCCTTAATTGTCACTACGGTTAAACCGATGGATTGGTGGAGAATGGGATGGTCAGATCATTATTTTGGTATCGATAGTCAAGCATTAAAACCCTACGAAAATTCCACGATTGTTATCTGGGGAGATGAAGGAACATCTTTTATCGTCCCTTATTTTCCCGCTTCGACTCGTTTTGTGAGACTCAAAGGCAATACTGGAGTCAGTGAGGGAACTTTAATGCGAAAAAATGCCGAGACATTTATTGCTAATACTCCCCCAGAATCTCTCTACATTCTCCAGACGGACTTTAATAAAAAATCCCCTGATATAGTGGGGGATTTAGCGAAGGAAAATCTCGTTATTGACTTCCAAAGTTGTCAACCCTTTCCCAGTAAAATTGAAAATTTTAATCTCTGTCGTCTTCAAAAAAAGTAATTCTCACGGGAAAGCTATTCTCTATTCTCTAACCATTGTTAATTGCCAGTGACTCCTACCTTTTATCTGTAATGATTTATCTATTGACCGTTAACTACAATTGCGCGGAATTAATTAAGCGTTTAATCGCTTCCCTCAACGATGACTTATCTGCTACTCTCATCATTGTTAACAATTCCACTGAAGATAAAAATATCCAATCTCTAGCAGCTGAAAGAGTCAAGATTATTGAAGCGGGGGAAAATTTAGGATTTGGGAAAGGATGTAATCTGGGACTTAATTGGATTTATCAACAAGACAGAGAAGCTATCGTTTGGTTAGTTAATCCTGACGCTTACTTATTACCGGACTCTCTGGAGAAAGCAAGCAAATTTTTTCAGCAATATCCGGAAGTTGCCATCGCCGGTACAGAAATTTACGAACCGGATGGTAAAATCTGGTTTGGTTGGGGAAAATTTAATGCCAAAATCGGCACAATTAACGTAGTAGAGGAATCCTTAGACTATCGAGATAAACCCTATCTTATTCCCGACTGGGTGACGGGATGCAGTTTATTAATTAATTTCTCGAATTTTTCCACTTGTCCCCATTTCGATACCGATTACTTTCTCTACTACGAAGACTTTGATTTTTCCCGAAGA
This Microcystis wesenbergii NRERC-220 DNA region includes the following protein-coding sequences:
- a CDS encoding glycosyltransferase 87 family protein — its product is MTTLKRFPLSHPLFWAIIYFVALGIISVILGQDVSWDLRNYHFYNPYMLLTGRFKYDVLPAQIQTFFNPLIDVPFFVAVYYLKLPPIVVGFLMGGFHGLNQWLVHLITYHSLDKVSERYKITLSIAAAITSIFGAAYISELGTSIGDNTTSVFVLGGLFFIVSSLGKNLPIPSKNILLAGFLLGLATGFKLTNALYGISFLVAINFLPNSWSDKLRNLILSILSMAVGFSLTAGYWIILMWTKFANPLFPFYNKIFQSPYIETDYNFKGIQYLPKDIWQWLFYPVYFIQRQTLVSEVPFQDSRLAITYLLIILLIVVIIFRAISKRNLSSEPDLTHGAVLGFLLPFSLTAYSIWLVGFSIYRYLMPLELITPTLIILIIAYLYPRKKPLLIINLVIFSLIVTTVKPMDWWRMGWSDHYFGIDSQALKPYENSTIVIWGDEGTSFIVPYFPASTRFVRLKGNTGVSEGTLMRKNAETFIANTPPESLYILQTDFNKKSPDIVGDLAKENLVIDFQSCQPFPSKIENFNLCRLQKK
- a CDS encoding glycosyltransferase, with the protein product MIYLLTVNYNCAELIKRLIASLNDDLSATLIIVNNSTEDKNIQSLAAERVKIIEAGENLGFGKGCNLGLNWIYQQDREAIVWLVNPDAYLLPDSLEKASKFFQQYPEVAIAGTEIYEPDGKIWFGWGKFNAKIGTINVVEESLDYRDKPYLIPDWVTGCSLLINFSNFSTCPHFDTDYFLYYEDFDFSRRYANQGYLVVVTNQIKIIHEPSSITRRYGYLRLTHNIYSYLLSLEKHTTLTILVYRLLRMSFMSLLILPIKPKFSLAKLQGIQLYCQRIITKPHLG